The following are from one region of the Cyanobium sp. ATX 6F1 genome:
- a CDS encoding GumC family protein encodes MTSAPATATPAGPQPSDDEIDLGQVGAALARRWKILAGVVGGTVVLAGLWTLTRKPVWEGNFQIVLARQQGQGGKLAQLAAANPMLANLAGLGGGGTDSLETEVKVLESPSVLKPVYDHVRSTKERNGQNVDDWDFTTWAEKNLSVKLEKGTSVLNLSYRDTDRSLVLPVIEKISRAYQAYSGRDRQRDLSQGVSYLEQQVGLARSRANASMRRAQSYALTHGLGLLDGLPASASASLPSSASGGPSNSVEGSREAAQNQVNLLRQQLLDAKASGNRVLYQAPQLAANKDLYSKLQELEARLIQKSALLQPKDELIQALQRERVGLIGYINQQTVGLVAGQLATAEAALQSLERPREIVLQHRALVSEALRDEKLLAELDGQLQALQLEKARRTNPWELISTPTLLDKPVAPKKGRNLALGLLAGLVLGSGAALVVDRRSGRVFSRDELLQQLPYPLLAELDAHSSSGWDSSLSLLAEGPLHGSRTLALVPIGDGPVQESSKDLALALQRVLQQLNPEGPSTVVTSNADLVSARHADRQLLITATGAIGREQLTKLRQQLELQGKPVAGLILLTPSRSADG; translated from the coding sequence ATGACATCCGCTCCCGCAACGGCAACTCCCGCTGGCCCCCAGCCCAGTGATGACGAGATTGATCTCGGCCAAGTGGGGGCCGCCCTGGCCCGGCGCTGGAAGATCTTGGCTGGTGTGGTCGGCGGAACGGTGGTGCTGGCGGGTTTGTGGACGTTGACCCGAAAGCCTGTCTGGGAGGGCAATTTTCAGATTGTCTTGGCGAGACAACAGGGCCAAGGCGGCAAACTCGCCCAGCTAGCCGCGGCCAATCCCATGCTCGCCAACCTCGCTGGCTTAGGCGGTGGGGGCACTGATTCCCTCGAAACCGAAGTGAAGGTACTGGAGAGCCCTTCCGTCCTCAAGCCCGTTTATGACCACGTCCGATCCACCAAGGAACGCAACGGCCAAAATGTGGACGATTGGGACTTCACAACTTGGGCAGAAAAGAACCTCTCAGTCAAACTAGAAAAAGGAACAAGTGTTCTGAATCTGTCCTACCGCGACACCGATCGCTCACTGGTACTGCCAGTCATCGAAAAAATTTCCAGAGCCTACCAGGCCTATTCAGGTCGCGATCGCCAACGGGACCTCAGCCAAGGGGTGAGCTATCTCGAACAGCAGGTTGGCCTGGCCCGCTCCCGGGCCAACGCCTCCATGCGACGGGCCCAGTCCTATGCCTTGACCCATGGACTTGGTCTTTTAGACGGCCTTCCCGCCTCGGCCTCTGCGAGTTTGCCTTCCTCGGCATCAGGGGGGCCGAGCAATTCGGTAGAAGGCAGCCGTGAGGCAGCTCAGAACCAGGTGAATCTATTACGCCAGCAACTATTGGACGCCAAGGCTTCAGGCAACCGGGTGCTTTATCAGGCCCCCCAACTGGCGGCCAACAAAGATCTCTACTCCAAACTCCAAGAACTGGAGGCGCGCCTGATCCAAAAGTCTGCACTCCTCCAACCAAAGGATGAATTGATCCAAGCGCTGCAACGGGAACGCGTTGGATTGATCGGTTACATCAATCAACAGACCGTTGGATTGGTAGCCGGCCAATTGGCCACGGCCGAAGCGGCCCTTCAATCCCTCGAGCGGCCCCGCGAAATCGTCCTTCAACACAGGGCCCTGGTCAGTGAAGCCCTGCGTGATGAAAAGCTTCTCGCCGAATTAGACGGCCAATTGCAGGCGTTGCAGCTCGAGAAAGCCCGCCGCACCAACCCCTGGGAGTTGATCTCCACGCCCACGTTGCTCGACAAACCTGTCGCGCCGAAGAAGGGCCGTAACCTGGCCCTGGGACTGCTGGCGGGCCTGGTGCTGGGTTCCGGGGCTGCCCTTGTTGTTGATCGCCGCAGCGGCCGGGTATTCAGCCGTGACGAACTTCTCCAGCAACTTCCCTATCCCCTGCTGGCCGAACTCGATGCCCATTCCTCAAGCGGCTGGGACTCCTCCTTGAGCCTGCTGGCGGAAGGTCCGCTCCACGGTTCTCGCACCTTGGCCCTGGTGCCGATCGGCGATGGCCCGGTGCAGGAAAGCTCCAAGGATCTGGCCCTTGCCCTGCAACGGGTTCTGCAGCAGCTCAATCCCGAGGGGCCTTCCACAGTTGTGACCTCCAACGCAGACCTGGTCAGTGCCCGCCATGCCGACCGCCAGCTGTTGATCACTGCCACCGGGGCCATCGGCCGGGAGCAGCTGACAAAGTTGCGCCAGCAGTTGGAGCTGCAGGGTAAACCCGTCGCTGGCCTGATCCTGCTGACACCCTCTCGGTCGGCCGATGGCTGA